The Fusarium falciforme chromosome 12, complete sequence DNA window CCACATCAGCGTCGAGAATGGCATCTCGAGCCTGGACCATGTTGGGGTTGCAGGGTTGACTAATTGCAACGGTCAGAATTCGTTCGCTGTGTAGTTGGGGTAGAACTTACAGGGCCATGCCATCGACAACCAGCTTCATGGCCAGGTACTTTCCATCGGTAGGGACACCGTTGGAGTCAAATGTGGGAACATCAGCGTCATTCTTGCCGTGTTTGTCAATCAGGTTCCAGAGAACCTCGTACAGGGCAGTTGCCCAGTAAGTTCCAATGGCATGAACACCAGAGAGCGTGTTGACACTGCGGTAGGTGTATGGGTTGGTGGTCAAGCTGGTGCTGTAAGGATACGCTCGGATACCCTTGGCGTTGTTGTACACCCAGTCACCCATGACGTGGTTTGTAGATCGGGTGTCTCGCGCGCCCAGATGAACTGCGGTAGCCATGAAGTCGCTCCAGCCCTCGCCCATACCGCCTGATTCGGAACCAGAAAGGCAGGCAGAGTTGGCAGGTCCACCAGTGAGACGGTTGGAGACTACAGTAGATAAGTATATGTAATAGTCAAAAGCAAAGGATGGTTACTCACGGCCATGTGTGTACTCGTGGATGACGACTCCGGCGTCAAAGCTCGAGTCTCGTCGGGGGGTGCTATAAGTCCAGAGGTACATCCTCATTCTGCCAGGCGAGCCGTCCGCAGGTGTGGCAAAGTTGGCATTGTTAGTACCGCTGCCATCCTGCGAGTTCAGAATGACGAAATCGTTACCACGACCGCCCTGGCCATTGTTGTTGACTTCAAAGTTTCCGGCAGCCTCGTTGAAACCAAGAAGGTGCAGAAGGTCGTGATACTTGTTGGCCGTGTAAAACAGCTGCGTGATGGAGGCATCACGGTAAGAGACTGGGTCAGTCTGAGAAGTGGAAAAGTCATACTCAAACTTGAGGCTCTTGCTTTCTGGGCGGTAGTTGTTGAGGTAGGCACTGCCTCCAGAAGGGTTGACGTGGGCAATAGCATTGTTGCCTCGAGTCGTGGTGTAGTTTGCCGAACCGTCAGACAGCCAAGTGAACTCGGATGTCGCAATGTTCCAAGGGTCCTCGACAACGCTTCGAGAGCCCTTTGAGGGGTCGTTAACACCCCAGGGGCTATACGTAAAGAGACACGGGTCAGTATTGCGTCAGACAGCGAGAGCTTCAGCAGAGACTTACTAAACCTCATAGGTCGCAAGGTCAGCAACATAGTCGACAACGCCGACGATCTTCTCAGTCTTGTCGGCATCGACGTATGTCAGGAGCCAGTTGTCCAAGACATCAGTCTCAACACGCCAAGTGAGCTTCAGATTCTTCTCGCCATCAATGAGATAGACCAGCTTCGCCTCAGGCTTCTGAACAGTGCCAGAAGTATCGGTGAAAGAGTAATGCTCATCACCCTTGGGCTGAGCCTTGGCATCAGAAGCATCAACAGGGAGGTCAAGAACCTCGACAGTGCTCTTAAGGGCAGTGACAGGGTCCGAGGCATCTCTCTTGACCAAGGGGCCTGGGAGCTTGCCGGTGTAGAAGCTGTTTCCGTAGGAGAACACCTTGCCATCGGCGCCAATCTGGATTTCAGGTTAGTACAACCAATTGTAGAGATCTTGTGAGATAACTCACGTTCACGTTGAAGTCGGCGTTGTCAACATCAATGTCATTGACAGTCTGCTTGAACCGAACATGGGCCACGCCGTTGGTTCCAACGTAATGGTCGGAAACTAGACGGAAGGTGGCCTTCCCGACCACCGACTTGACAAACTCCTCGGCAGTCTTGGTGTAGTCGGAGGACGGAGCAACTCTGGCGTTAGAGATGTCGGGGACTTCGTCCTGAGGAACATACTTGGCCAGCTCTGGCAAGCGGAAAGCATCCAAGTCAACACCTCTCTTGCTCAGAGGTGAGGAATTGGGCTGTCTCTTGGCAGGATGGGCGTTGGCCTGAGATGCCAGGCCGGCGAGGCCcagcaggaggagagaaTCGACCGAGCGCATTGCTTGAGATAGGCAACTAAGGATGcttgaaagagagagaggctcTTCGATGTCGAGTCAAGTAGATGATGTCTGACTTGCAGGAGAGTCTGAAGATTCAAGTCGTCATGAGCTCCTTTGAAAAGAACAGTAGCCGCTTTATATATACATGCCTAAACTCTTTGCTTAGAAATAGCCTCAACTATAGCCGATGCTTTTTCTCACGACACCGCTTCCTATCCAAGAACCCCCATGCCAATTATGATATCACCTTCTTGTTTCTCATAATATAGCGAGGAACTTTTGATCATAATTAGAACCACAGTGGTAGCATCCATGGTGGAATCATCTGATCAGGCGGGAACTATCCCACGATGGTGTCAAGTAGCCATCTCAAGTAGCCATCTTATCTTTACGGCTAGGTCAATATTTTCCCGACATGGAACAGCACGTCATAATCCAGGCACATCGTGCGCTATGACAAGACAGGAAGGTCTGGTTCAGAGGCAAGGATGGTACGAGCACGTCACATCGGGACGGGCCATAGTTCAGATTGACGAGAGTGGACCTATTCGCGGACTAATAACCTAATCGGAATACTTTGAATATTCTACGGCACATGATGTCAATCAGGGGCACTAGTGGAATCTTTATTCAGAACCTTAGTTACTTAGCTACCTCTTACGGATGCAAGGTCGTCCTCTATGCGTCTTGATACGCTGTGACCATCTGCACGAGCTCATCAATCGGCCAGATATAGAACTGCGCATGATCTGAGCCCTCGTGCGCTATCTAAGGGTTACAGTGACGCAGCTAGCCCATTCTCCTCGCAATAACTTCCAGCGCTTAACCTCACGTGGATTGTCTTGAAGGGGCAGCTCGAAAGCCGGACTTACGGATAGCCCAAACCCCGCGAAGCTCTTGCCTAATTCGACCTTGGTGATAAAGGGCTCAAAGTGTTCCAGCCTTGCAAACGCCGTTTAAACCCCTGCGTCTCTTGGCTTTCACACTAGCCGAGGTTCTTTTGGTTCTCCGATAGTCCATTGCTACCCCGACCTACCCTGGTCATTGTGAGACCTTCCAGGTTAGGATACCAGGGCCGTTAATGCGACGCTCGAACCCGCGTAGAGCACTTTAAGGTGCATTTTCCCGCGGTCTGCGCGGGGATTTTTCTGCCCAGCTAGGCATTCCTTCGCCGATGATCAACGGACTAGGTCGAACCCCTGAAAATATGGCTGGGACCCTTCAGGCAACTGTGATTTCGTCCTTCTTGATTAAAAGGACTCCGACCAATCTTAATGGTGCAATAAGCCTCCATATCTACGACATTCCGATTCTGGCAGGAACTTACAACCTATCGAAGCCACATTCTTATCCCCTGAAGTATTCTTAATGCCAGGGTCGTCTTCTAGGGTTCAACCATTCAGTGGCTTGCTAGTTGCGCCCTCTAGTGTCACATTCTGTGTCCAAGGGTCTCTACTACTCAAGACTCCCGTCTATCGAGCTTCTGCATGTGAATATACCATTCGTAAAGAGCTTGGTTCTTACGATGGTAGCTGCCAAGGTAGGGAACCCTGCTTGCAGACAGAGCACAGGAAGCACAGTAACCTTCCAGTAGACCGATCATAAAGAGGGGCGATTCTTATCGTGGGATGTAGGCCTAAATTAGGTTGAGACATGCATCAATGACATGTCAGAACTACCGTGCCCAGACAAACTGCGTAGCAATATCCAGCATGATGGCCAGCTTATCAGTGCCCGCTTCCCAGCACTGCAACTCTTGTGCATGCAATGGATCTTCCGGGTTTCTTTTAGCCTTGACCAGAGCCCCAAGTGTCATAACTGGGTTGCCAACATCATACAATGTCTTTTCCAATTGCCATTCCTCGCGGGTTTGTGCTTCCCAAAGCATCTTGCTTGAGAGAAGAGGCAAGTGTTCGAGGGGACCACATCCTCTGCAGGGGATATTGTTGTCGATGAATATGACGGCGCTTATGACTATCCAAAGAGATGACATGCTGGATAGTCCATTTGTCAGCATGAAGTGTCTTGGTGGGAATGGCGAGTTCTTACCGTCTCCGTGATTCAGCAAAGATCCAATCTTCCCATGTTAGGCTTGGTTCTGCTCGCTCAGTCTGGGAATAACTTCCAACAAAGGTAAGGAACCGAGAACTGAGAGTCTAGCCAATTGTTAGCTAGGCATCCCCAAAACTGACGTGGTTCAACTCACTTCAACTGTGTCAAGCAGTCCTGTGCCGCGCTGTTTGGTCTGTTCGTCCTGATCAATAATAGCCATTATCATATAGATCATTAGCGACTGGACAGCCATTTGTATCTCACGAGCCGAGAAACTCATGTACTATGGAACATTAAATCAGTGTATATACCCAGCGGCCACTAATTTTCTTACATTTTCTCGGAAGCGCTGTTCCTCGGTGTTGATAGTTCGCCAGAGAAACGCTCTGGTCTCCGGCGTCCTTGCCGCGAAAAGCTGCGCAATGCTCATGCAATTCGCCAGTGCCTCCGGAAGGCAGGGCTCGTGCCATTGGGGGTGTATGAAAGGCGGAAACGTCTTTCGACGAAGCATCATTTGGGGAAACGCGTAGAGGGTCTGCAAGACTAGCTTTGCAGCATGGTGTGAGGGTTCGCGTTGGTAAGGCAAGCGGGTGAGGTCTGCTTTGGCGCTGAGCGATTTAACGGTAACTTGTGCCTGTGAGTTGCCTTCTTGGTATTGGAGGTCTTCTTGGACCGATCTCTGGGTTGAAATGGCTGTGTCAGGCACTGGTAGGCTTGAGACAGTGTACTCTGCGAGATTCGGGTCCAATCTGAAGACATCCAGGTCGAAAGATGACCCGAAGTCATTGGAGGATGCCAGGACCATTTGTGAAACCTGTTGATTGTTTCCGTTCCCAGTCCAGAGAACTTCAGTGTTGGCTTGGCGTCGACTTGATTGGTCGTAAATGCATGCCAGATCCTTTTTCCCACAGCGAGAACATGGCTGACCAAAGGTGCACTTGGCTTTGGCCTTGCTGCATGAGATACAGGACCTCGGGCGACCCTTCCGTCTAGACTGAGCACGCTGACAGTACTTTATATGGCGGTTATACGAGTGCTCTGTGGAATCTTAGTCAGGGGCTTGGGAAAGGGATGTGGTCGGGAACCTGGAGGTGGGAACACACCTTGTCTGTAGACCTTCTCGCAAAGAGGACAGTTCTTGAGGAATAGAAGCTCGGTCTGCAACTCCATATCGAGCCACACGTTGTGATAGACTATTTGAGGTAATCTCAGTCAACAATACAGTGCCTTTGGGATAGAAAAGCTTCCGGGCTTGTACACAGTGGCGGCATCGCGACATTTCGCGTCAACCGGGAGTCACGTGCCGCATTGCATCGGAGTTAAGCTATCTCCATGCACCCATGCTGTTTCAAACCAAGCTTGCATTCCTATCTAACTACAACCAAGTTGCGTATAGTTTCTATCCCTGCCTTGTCTAGATCACTCCCAGCCAATCACCCCGTAGCCCTTCTTGTCTATACATGTGCAGTTTACCAGGGAAGAGAACCGTTTCGGTCGCTGTATGTCCTAGTTGGTCCGTCTTCACCCAGGGTAGCCAACTCGACGATGCGTTCTGCTCCGACTTCAGGGCTGTGACCGTACTCGTTGAAATCGGTCAGAGCTGTCTTGACATAACCGGGGCAGACACAGTTGACCTTTCCTCCAGCGTCATCCAAGATTCGTGCATAGTTGAGGGTGAGCATGTTGACAGCCGCCTTGCTCGCGTCGTAGGCCTTGTAGTCAATGGGATAGTAGGGCGTTGTCTTGTCTGTGGATCGTTCCAGGCTTCCCATGACGCTGCTAACGAAAACAACTCGAGGAGGCCCAGCCTTGGCTTTCCGAAGAAGCGGGACCAAGCCCTCGGTCAAGGTGGCTGTACCGATAACGTTGGTCGTGAATGTCTTGGTGAAGAGGTCCCAAGTGGTTTGATCCTCATGATGGTCGATGAGGATACCAGCATTGTTGATGAGAACGTCAAGGTATCCGAATCGCGTCTGGATATCTTTGATAGCTGCCTCAATTGATGTCGGCGAGGTCAGGTCAAGCTGCACGACCGAAGCCTGGTGACCAACATCGCGGAGAGAAGCTGCCACAGCTTCACCGGACTGTGGGTTTCGAACTCCAAGAAGAACGTGATAGTTGTGCTTGCTGGCGAGGGCTTGAGCAACGGCACGTCCGATGCCCTGGCTGGCACCGGTAACGAGGACAAGAGGGAGTGAGGCGGGAGAAGACATGTTGAAAATCTTGTAGATATTCGATGATAGAGGTTGAAGAACGTTGATTGATGTTTTGAATGTGAGTTGGGTGCTCTACCTATTCTCCGGGCCTGGTTCCTACTTATACTTGTGAGCAGTGCTGTTTAAGGACATTTCGGCCGGAACTGAAGGATCAACTAGAAGAAGCCGGTATGACAAATAGGAATGCACATTAATTTCTTTGCTTCAGGAAAAGATTCCCTCATTATAGGCCAAGTTGGCCGGGACAGGGCAATTATCTCGTGGCTGATGGTGGAGACAGCGGCCAATTTGGCCGGCGCTGGGTCTCGGCTTGTTCATGGGCCAGCAAATGCCCGACAATTGCGTATTCTTCTCGTCATTATTAATTCGCTTTTAGCTAACATGGAGAATCGAGTCGGAGATTGTGTTAAAGTCCGTTGAAATTCTCCAATGCTTTATTTCCCACAACATGTCTCCCTTTCTATCATTCGTAATCATAACACATACGCGACGGAAATTGGCCATGCAAACCTAGGCAAAAGACAGCCTTGCTTTCCTTTAGAGGAGCTTCATGGTAGCTGATTCACGTTCTAGTAGAGACAGCGCGATTTTTACGGCTCCAGAGGTAGTGCCAAGCTGAGGTTTCATATGTACAGGAGTCATTCAATTGTATACTAGAAAGTGATGCGCTCATCCTGCCTATGAGAGACTACTGGGCCTAATTAGAAGCTGAGCTTCTGGCCAGCCTCACCTGGGACGGTTGAAGCCAccttgccagagccaaggaGGGTAAACTTGTAGGGAACAGAGGTCAAAGTTCCCTTGCTGGCCGTATTCTGGCTCTCACCGCCGAGAACAACATCCTCCGCAACGACATAACCGATTTCCGAGCTCGACTCACTGAAAATGGCCTTCTTTCCAACATTCGTGAAAACAGATGACTGGATGAGCGCTTGGGCACCCATGCGGCTGTTCAGGCCGGTATCCATGGTGTCGTAGTATTGGCTGTGCATTGTGTTAGTTCCCGAATGATAGTAGAAGAAGAGCGAAGTACTGACTTGAAGATGTGGGCGGTGCCAAATCGGAGAAGAGGTCCACGGCTGCGAACGTTGTAGAAGTGGTTGTTGGCGTAGGTCACGTGGAGCTTGCCAGTGTCCTCAGCTGCGTTCTTGTCGGAGTGTCCGACCAGCGATCCCTTGGACTGAGAGGATCTTATATCAGTAATCTTGAACAATCATTTCATGGCTGCCAAATCTTTGACTTACATGGTCATGGAGATAGGTGAACGAGATGGTCACCCAGTCAGCAGCATGCGAGAGGTCAACAAGACCATCATAGAAGTCCTTGTCGCCAGATCTAGTAGCAGAAAGATCACAGTGGTCGACCCAGACATTGGTAGACTTCTGGATCGTAATGGCATCGCCGTAGTCGGCCTCAACCTTGGAAATCTTCATGTTGCGAACGATGACGTTCTTCTGTCCATTGATGGTGAGGCCAATGCCGGTAAGAGCTAGAGACGGTTAGCAGACGTGAAGTGGATTATACGCCAGGAAGACATACAGCTGCCAGTCTTTCCGATGATGGATTTGTCTGATGTGACTTGAACCTTGGCAGCTCCCGAGATGCTGCCCTCGACAAAGATGAcggcagcaccagcagcgcTAGCCGCGGCAGTCAGTTCGCTGAGGCTCTTGACTGTCACTTGCTTGccaccagctcctccagTTGTTCTACAGACCAATAGTTATTGAAAAGTCCTTGTGGGAGGAAGATGCGGTAAGAGAACATACCCGCCATTCTGTGTACAGTAACCAACATTGCATGCATCAGTGGCCGCAGCCCTGGCGTACAAGGACGGACCAGGGGACGCAACGGCCAGCGCAGCGACGAAAAGAAGGCTTAGAAGTTGcatcttataagtatagtAGACAAGAAGGTGCCAAGACAATGTCTCAGTGTGTCCTCCGTCGAATTTTCGAAGGCAATCGTTGCTCCTAAATACAAGCCAGACCCCTGAGGGCTCAAAATAAATTCGACCTGTATCCTAGTATGAAACAACTTTATTCGATGATGCTTTTCTCCTTGAATAATAATGCCTCGAATCATTGCCATGTTGTTTCAGACCATCCTTGACGCAAGGAGGTTGAAGCAAGCTCGGCGACGCCATTGGAGGGAAAACTCGATCCGGAACTAAACGTCACGCTGCAACCCACATTGGAAACTTCAGTGACATGGTTATACAGCAGGGAGCAGTATTTTCCACGAGCAGGAGTCTTTGCAAACATATAGTCCATGGTGTCGCGTCGATCCTAATGGGGTGTAAGAGTTGCATCAGGCGGACCTGTTTCCTCCGGGTTGCCTGGTTTAGAGCCGGTAGGAAGGATGTGACAGCTGTCAAGTGGACCAAAAGGGGTCCTGAGAAGGTTTCTTTCAATCTATTATACAATTCTATCTCAAAGCATTTTTAATGGGGTCCCCAACATATTCAACCGTCCTCTCATGTACTCAGTTTCCCTTCAAACAACCCGCATCCTTGATAAAGTCCATCCTTGGAACTTGAGCCATCTTCTTTGCCCCCTGGCTAAAAAAGAAGCTTTGCATGGAGTGGCGTGCCAAGACGTGTTTATCGATGAACTTGTGCACTGCGGTTTGCCAAGTGGCACTCGCGGTGACCTGGCCTGAACCTGAGCAAGCGGCAGTGACTGCTTCCAATCGTAGAGATTGGTACTTGTTGAAGGCCTTGGCTAGTTCAGACCTGTTTGGCGAAGCCGGGTAGCCATCGTTTCTTGTTTCCTGGACGATCCGGTGCAGTTCATTCACCAGCACAATAACATCAACGATGCCATTGTTGCAGCCCGCTCCAGTGCTGGGAGTGAACTTGTGAGCGGCGTCGCCGGCAAGCACAATACGTCCATCCCAACTCCAATGTTTCACGACGCCTTCCTCCAAGTTGACCAACCCTGATTGGGTTCGACGAGAGAAGGCTTCTTTCAAGGTGAGTTTCCCTCCAGGCGCAAGAGGGAGATGACCCCAGCGTTCGACCAACGCCAATTGATCCTCCTCGGTGTATCGCGCTCGGTTCCGTGTTGGACTCTCCAATCTCTCGTACAAGCCCATGACGGTTGTGTCGGGGCCAGAAAACAGCTGAGTGGTGGCATCAGGACCATGTGTCTCAGAGGTGATTCCAGCCTGCAGGCCAGTATGCGACGTAGGTATTCGAAGCCAGAACCCTCTGTAGTTTGTCAAGAATGGCTTTTCGTCATTCATCTCGGTTGCATTGGCTTCCAAGGCCAGCGTGCGCATTCGTT harbors:
- a CDS encoding Extracellular metalloproteinase MEP, producing the protein MRSVDSLLLLGLAGLASQANAHPAKRQPNSSPLSKRGVDLDAFRLPELAKYVPQDEVPDISNARVAPSSDYTKTAEEFVKSVVGKATFRLVSDHYVGTNGVAHVRFKQTVNDIDVDNADFNVNIGADGKVFSYGNSFYTGKLPGPLVKRDASDPVTALKSTVEVLDLPVDASDAKAQPKGDEHYSFTDTSGTVQKPEAKLVYLIDGEKNLKLTWRVETDVLDNWLLTYVDADKTEKIVGVVDYVADLATYEVYPWGVNDPSKGSRSVVEDPWNIATSEFTWLSDGSANYTTTRGNNAIAHVNPSGGSAYLNNYRPESKSLKFEYDFSTSQTDPVSYRDASITQLFYTANKYHDLLHLLGFNEAAGNFEVNNNGQGGRGNDFVILNSQDGSGTNNANFATPADGSPGRMRMYLWTYSTPRRDSSFDAGVVIHEYTHGLSNRLTGGPANSACLSGSESGGMGEGWSDFMATAVHLGARDTRSTNHVMGDWVYNNAKGIRAYPYSTSLTTNPYTYRSVNTLSGVHAIGTYWATALYEVLWNLIDKHGKNDADVPTFDSNGVPTDGKYLAMKLVVDGMALQPCNPNMVQARDAILDADVALTGGDNQCELWTGFAKRGLGTGARYSSSSRTESFDLPSGVC
- a CDS encoding Zn(2)-C6 fungal-type domain-containing protein, whose product is MELQTELLFLKNCPLCEKVYRQEHSYNRHIKYCQRAQSRRKGRPRSCISCSKAKAKCTFGQPCSRCGKKDLACIYDQSSRRQANTEVLWTGNGNNQQVSQMVLASSNDFGSSFDLDVFRLDPNLAEYTVSSLPVPDTAISTQRSVQEDLQYQEGNSQAQVTVKSLSAKADLTRLPYQREPSHHAAKLVLQTLYAFPQMMLRRKTFPPFIHPQWHEPCLPEALANCMSIAQLFAARTPETRAFLWRTINTEEQRFRENYMSFSAREIQMAVQSLMIYMIMAIIDQDEQTKQRGTGLLDTVETLSSRFLTFVGSYSQTERAEPSLTWEDWIFAESRRRMSSLWIVISAVIFIDNNIPCRGCGPLEHLPLLSSKMLWEAQTREEWQLEKTLYDVGNPVMTLGALVKAKRNPEDPLHAQELQCWEAGTDKLAIMLDIATQFVWAR
- a CDS encoding Amb-all domain-containing protein; this encodes MQLLSLLFVAALAVASPGPSLYARAAATDACNVGYCTQNGGTTGGAGGKQVTVKSLSELTAAASAAGAAVIFVEGSISGAAKVQVTSDKSIIGKTGSSLTGIGLTINGQKNVIVRNMKISKVEADYGDAITIQKSTNVWVDHCDLSATRSGDKDFYDGLVDLSHAADWVTISFTYLHDHSKGSLVGHSDKNAAEDTGKLHVTYANNHFYNVRSRGPLLRFGTAHIFNQYYDTMDTGLNSRMGAQALIQSSVFTNVGKKAIFSESSSEIGYVVAEDVVLGGESQNTASKGTLTSVPYKFTLLGSGKVASTVPGEAGQKLSF
- a CDS encoding FAD-binding-3 domain-containing protein produces the protein MHASNFKVIVVGGGPVGLTAAHALTQANIDCIVLESRPSAIIDAGANLVMMPMGIQALSQLGLLDALKRVSTPLGQTERQDHQGRDIGDARWFLYFKKHFGTSPRVLSRHDLTRVLYESLPSKTQNNIITGKRVEDVIPHEDGVEVTCTDGSSYMGSVVIGADGAHSLVRERMRTLALEANATEMNDEKPFLTNYRGFWLRIPTSHTGLQAGITSETHGPDATTQLFSGPDTTVMGLYERLESPTRNRARYTEEDQLALVERWGHLPLAPGGKLTLKEAFSRRTQSGLVNLEEGVVKHWSWDGRIVLAGDAAHKFTPSTGAGCNNGIVDVIVLVNELHRIVQETRNDGYPASPNRSELAKAFNKYQSLRLEAVTAACSGSGQVTASATWQTAVHKFIDKHVLARHSMQSFFFSQGAKKMAQVPRMDFIKDAGCLKGN